One segment of Carya illinoinensis cultivar Pawnee chromosome 13, C.illinoinensisPawnee_v1, whole genome shotgun sequence DNA contains the following:
- the LOC122290987 gene encoding uncharacterized protein LOC122290987 — protein MVAKQGWKFLREPSSLVARIYKEKYFSSVQFSKASLGKAPSLIWRSIWSAREVVLRGTSILGADSKVRCKGESSNDSEKSELWKHIWELEVYGGCKHFLWKAVSNTLPTRANLYKRKIIEDPLCPICQREEENVLHALWSCPAASDVWGEMLSPVQKWRLEEKDFQQLWLRMVKRLTKNQIEITVNIMKRIWGRRNEVLFENKFMDPGKLVQNALIGWEVFLEANKKTCDTVREVSSISKQGWEKPVGNCCKVNFDAALDMVNKKIGLGIIVRNNAGDIMAAVCTPRKLVVSPFLVECHALWRSMEVCRELGFWDIILEGDAKNVIDRVNSATEDESEWGQIITDLKTVLGRCDGWSLNFIHREKNGVAHFLAKMALNLDEERCWIEEGPIQIEQLIVKEKSCITLNT, from the exons ATGGTGGCAAAGCAAGGTTGGAAATTTTTGAGGGAACCAAGTTCTTTAGTAGCCAGGATATACAAAGAGAAGTATTTCAGCTCGGTACAGTTTTCTAAAGCAAGTTTAGGAAAGGCCCCTTCTCTGATATGGAGGAGTATCTGGTCAGCAAGGGAGGTTGTTTTGAGGGGAACAAG CATTTTAGGAGCAGACTCAAAAGTCAGGTGCAAGGGTGAATCCTCTAATGATAGTGAGAAATCAGAGCTATGGAAACACATATGGGAACTTGAAGTGTATGGAGGATGTAAACATTTCTTATGGAAGGCTGTGAGTAACACGCTGCCAACAAGAGCTAACCTGTATAAGAGAAAGATTATAGAAGACCCCTTATGCCCAATATGTCAAAGGGAGGAGGAAAATGTGCTTCATGCCCTCTGGAGTTGTCCAGCAGCCTCTGATGTGTGGGGGGAAATGCTGAGTCCAGTGCAGAAGTGGAGGTTGGAGGAGAAGGATTTTCAACAGTTGTGGTTGAGGATGGTTAAGAGACTCACTAAGAATCAGATAGagataactgtaaatatcatgaAGAGAATATGGGGCAGGAGGAATGaggttttatttgaaaataaattcatggACCCGGGGAAATTAGTGCAGAATGCTTTAATAGGGTGGGAAGTGTTTCTCGAAGCCAATAAGAAGACCTGTGACACAGTGAGGGAGGTATCTTCTATTAGTAAGCAAGGGTGGGAAAAACCAGTGGGTAATTGTTGCAAAGTGAACTTTGATGCAGCGTTGGATATGGTAAATAAGAAGATAGGCCTGGGCATTATAGTGAGGAACAACGCAGGTGATATTATGGCTGCTGTATGTACTCCAAGGAAATTAGTAGTATCTCCCTTTCTGGTTGAGTGTCATGCTCTTTGGAGATCGATGGAGGTGTGCAGGGAACTGGGTTTTTGGGATATAATTTTGGAGGGAGATGCAAAGAACGTGATTGATAGAGTAAATTCTGCAACAGAAGATGAATCAGAATGGGGACAAATTATTACGGATTTAAAGACAGTCCTAGGAAGGTGTGATGGGTGGTCTTTGAATTTTATACATAGAGAAAAGAATGGTGTGGCACACTTTTTAGCAAAAATGGCTCTAAATTTAGATGAGGAGCGTTGCTGGATTGAAGAAGGTCCAATTCAGATAGAACAGTTGATTGTAAAGGAAAAGTCATGTATTACTCTGAATACATAA